GCAGCCAGCATAGAACAAACGCCAAGACAATCACTCctggaggagggaaagagacagaggaggagcagggtggagagaaaaacacaggagaAGGACAATAGAGTCATTAATATCTGAAGCAAAGATGGTGAAAGATGTCTCTTCCTCAAATAATGCTACCCTTGTAATTAAGTGGTCTCAAAATACTATTCTAGTTTGCTAGAAGTGTGTCAGCAGAAGCCCTCGAagttactgtaaaaataaaaatgtctgagGGTGTGTGGCGTTCTCACCCAGCATTTTGATAGTGTGCCGGTGACTCTGGTCCCTGCGGCTGCTTTGTGGGCGGAGCCACAGTGTCCGTCCAATAAGGCTGTAGACCAGTCCCAGGATGCAGAGGGGTACCAGGAAGTACAGGTTGGAGAGAATCATCATGGCCGCCAAGAGACCGGAGGAGATGGCGTAGTCGGTGCAGCGGCACTCTGTCTCGTCACTCTCTTCTGTGTGACCTCCTAAATCCTCCTCttcccatcctcctccctcatcttccttcattttgttttgctgctctCTCTCGTCTTCCATCTTCCCCTCTTCTTGACCTCCTCCCTCATCTGCttgtttcctctcatctctttctcctACTCctggttttctctctcctttctctcccagCCATTTGaactctctcactctttcaccccatcccatttctgctttctctctccactTTATTCCCTCTAATCCTTCATCCATCAAGGCCATGTGTCCACTTCCGTTTTCCCTTCCACCCGTCATAAATCCTCCCTGTTCTCCTTCCCTGCGTGTCCAACCTCCGTCCTCCCTCCATCCGCCAGTCCCTAACTCCTCTCTCCCAACTTCTTCCACTCCAACCATGACTAACACCGGTGCAGCGCTGACGACCGCAGCCAGCCAGAGGCAGCCAATGAGAGCCCTGGTTCTGCGCCGTGTCACCAGGGTCTTGGCTGTGATTGGCCAGCAGACCGCCAGGTATCGCTCCAGGGAGAGGAAGGTGATGTGGAGGATGGTGCAGAAGGTGCAGCACTCTGACAGGAACATTGTCACCTTACAGGCGAGGTCTCCTAAAGGCCAGGGTATGGGCCTCCAGAGCTGAGAGAGACACAACAATTATTTAACcctgacatttcatttaatggCAACGCAGCAGATCTTGTTTAAGGAGCACattttcaaaccaaaaaaaaaaacacaagaaaagtgAAGTTTTACAACAAGACAAAATTTAGCTGGAAATCAACTGCAATTGTGTGTCAACCAAAGAGGCAGAATGACGACATCTTGACAACTGCCAATTGAAACTGAATGACAGTGAACTTGTATTAAGACCAGAACTGGATGGGCAAAACACACTTGAGCTTCAGCTATAATTGCAGTGTGGCTCAAGGGATACAGTATTAATCATATTCAGTCTACCACTTTGTCCAAGAAATTAGCGACAGATATTCAGTGTCTTTGTAGGATAAACTCCAATGACACTGGCTATCCTGTGCACTTGTAATATGGCACCAGTGTCACCACCGGGGTTGCAGCAGTATACCATTTTCATTGACGGTTATCATACCACATACGTTTGCTCATGTACAGTGTTGAATTAGAATCTCACCTGTGCATGCATGATATTTATCCCcttttctcctcatctcctgGTCTAATTTCaccacacacattcagtgaGGAAATTGTCAAAGAGAAGAGAGACTGACTGCAAAAACAGATGTttgagtttattttcattttcctatatttttattttgtgcacTCAAGGGAATATCAATCAAACCAGTGTTGCTTTATTCACTTTAACAATGCCATTTATCTTGCTTTGCAAGTGAACTGAAATTGTTAATAGTCATAGGATATTATTTGAAAAGCTCACAGctgatgttatttttcattttttagttAATTCAACATGCTATGGTGCTATCGTAAACTACCATGCTTTACATAACATGTTACAGTTCCATGCTATTCCATGCtatttttcatcatgttaataattcagtctctctcttcttcagGGTTAAGCTACCCCTGCAAAAACACTTCTTGATTCAGCTCAACcagctgtcacactgtcataTTTTATGAGATCTTACCATTAAAATCTCACATCGCTGCAACTCTAATCACCACTTGCCACTTACAGATTGCGGGGGCAGAATCTGGGGAGTAGCTTGGTTCTAAACCTCTTAAACGTCCCAGACGTCTTTGATGTTTTCAACAACCCAAAAAGGAACCAGGAAATATTACGTATTTACTGACACATGTCATTTGATTATCCATCGTGATTGCACAGAGGATATGTTAGAAGAATGATCTAAGGGCACTCTGGATATGACCTGTTATGAACCCTTAAACATAATAGAAGAAAAC
This genomic window from Pempheris klunzingeri isolate RE-2024b chromosome 17, fPemKlu1.hap1, whole genome shotgun sequence contains:
- the LOC139216317 gene encoding growth hormone secretagogue receptor type 1-like, with translation MDLTELGSGCEEEDCGLASGFPEDCSNQECQWKEPVFGLIELVCVTVIYISLMLFGLLGNTLTILVVWLRPHMRSSTYLYLSSMAVSDLLILLLLPLDLYKLWRPIPWPLGDLACKVTMFLSECCTFCTILHITFLSLERYLAVCWPITAKTLVTRRRTRALIGCLWLAAVVSAAPVLVMVGVEEVGREELGTGGWREDGGWTRREGEQGGFMTGGRENGSGHMALMDEGLEGIKWREKAEMGWGERVREFKWLGEKGERKPGVGERDERKQADEGGEQQNKMKEDEGGGWEEEDLGGHTEESDETECRCTDYAISSGLLAAMMILSNLYFLVPLCILGLVYSLIGRTLWLRPQSSRRDQSHRHTIKMLGVIVLAFVLCWLPFHVGRTIFSFSMDTGLYYLSQYINLVSSVLFYLSAAINPLLYNLMSARYRHAHY